Proteins encoded by one window of Hafnia alvei:
- a CDS encoding ABC transporter ATP-binding protein has protein sequence MIVFSSLQIRRGTRVLLDNASATVNPGQKVGLVGKNGCGKSTLLSLLKGEMSADAGSFNFPGNWALAWVNQETPALDVPALEYVLDGDREFRQLESELNDANEGNDGNAIALVHGKLDAIQAWTIRSRASSLLHGLGFSQSQLEEPVKSFSGGWRMRLNLAQALICRSDLLLLDEPTNHLDLDAVIWLERWLKSYTGTLILISHDRDFLDPIVDKILHIEQEQMFEYTGNYSSFELQRATKLSQQQSMYESQQQRVAHLQSYIDRFKAKASKAKQAQSRVKMLERMELIAPAHVDNPFHFSFREPESLPNPLLRMEKVSAGYGDKTILDSIKLNLVPGSRIGLLGRNGAGKSTLIKLLAGELAPQKGEIGLAKGVKLGYFAQHQLEYLRADESPLQHLTRIAPRETEQQLRDYLGGFGFRGDKVTEHTARFSGGEKARLVLALVVWQRPNLLLLDEPTNHLDLDMRQALTEALIDFEGALVVVSHDRHLLRSTTDDLYLVHDGQVEPFAGDLEDYQQWMIDLQRQQAQQDSNKSESETSGNSAQARKDQKRRAAEFRTQTQPIRKHIMKMEQQMEKLSAQLAVLEEKLADSELYDISRKAELTECLQQQNQTKAALEEAEMEWLDGQEKLEVMTRAFEAESE, from the coding sequence ATGATTGTTTTCTCATCGCTACAAATTCGACGCGGTACCCGCGTTCTGCTAGACAATGCCAGTGCAACGGTTAACCCCGGCCAGAAAGTGGGTCTGGTGGGTAAAAATGGCTGTGGGAAATCAACGCTGCTGTCGCTGTTAAAAGGTGAAATGAGTGCCGATGCTGGCAGTTTCAACTTTCCTGGTAACTGGGCGCTGGCGTGGGTCAATCAAGAAACCCCTGCACTCGACGTGCCCGCTTTAGAGTATGTACTCGACGGCGACCGTGAATTCCGCCAGCTAGAGTCTGAGCTCAACGATGCAAACGAAGGCAACGACGGCAACGCCATCGCATTAGTGCATGGCAAGCTAGACGCCATTCAAGCGTGGACCATCCGCTCTCGCGCTTCCAGCCTGCTACACGGTTTAGGCTTTAGCCAAAGCCAGCTCGAAGAGCCGGTAAAATCCTTCTCCGGCGGCTGGCGTATGCGCCTTAACCTTGCACAAGCGCTAATTTGCCGCTCCGATTTACTGCTGCTCGATGAGCCCACTAACCACCTCGACTTAGATGCGGTGATTTGGCTAGAACGCTGGCTAAAAAGCTACACCGGCACACTGATTCTTATCTCCCATGACCGTGATTTCCTCGATCCGATCGTCGACAAAATCTTGCATATCGAGCAAGAACAGATGTTCGAGTACACCGGCAACTATTCATCGTTTGAGCTACAACGCGCCACTAAGCTTTCACAGCAACAATCGATGTATGAAAGCCAGCAGCAGCGCGTCGCGCATCTGCAAAGCTACATCGATCGCTTCAAAGCCAAGGCATCAAAAGCTAAACAGGCGCAAAGCCGCGTGAAGATGCTAGAGCGAATGGAGCTCATTGCGCCAGCTCACGTCGACAATCCATTCCACTTCAGCTTCCGCGAGCCAGAAAGCCTGCCAAACCCATTGCTGCGGATGGAAAAAGTGAGCGCTGGCTACGGTGACAAAACCATTCTGGATTCCATCAAGCTGAATCTCGTTCCCGGTTCTCGCATTGGTCTGCTAGGCCGCAACGGCGCAGGTAAATCCACGCTAATCAAGCTGTTGGCGGGTGAACTAGCACCGCAAAAAGGCGAAATCGGTTTAGCCAAAGGCGTGAAGCTGGGCTACTTCGCTCAGCATCAGTTGGAATATTTACGCGCAGATGAATCACCGTTGCAGCATCTTACCCGCATCGCCCCACGCGAAACGGAACAGCAACTGCGTGACTATCTAGGCGGTTTTGGTTTCCGCGGCGATAAAGTCACCGAGCACACCGCGCGTTTCTCCGGTGGAGAAAAAGCACGTCTGGTATTAGCACTGGTTGTTTGGCAGCGCCCTAATTTGTTGCTGCTCGATGAACCCACTAACCACCTCGATTTAGACATGCGCCAAGCGCTGACCGAAGCCCTCATCGACTTCGAAGGTGCATTGGTGGTGGTTTCCCATGACCGTCACTTACTACGTTCAACGACCGACGATCTGTACTTGGTACACGATGGTCAAGTTGAGCCGTTTGCTGGCGATTTGGAAGATTATCAACAGTGGATGATTGACCTGCAACGTCAACAGGCACAGCAAGACTCCAATAAAAGCGAAAGCGAAACTAGCGGGAACAGCGCTCAGGCGCGCAAAGATCAAAAGCGCCGTGCAGCCGAATTCCGCACCCAGACTCAGCCGATCCGCAAGCACATCATGAAGATGGAACAGCAAATGGAAAAACTGAGCGCTCAGCTAGCCGTACTCGAAGAAAAATTAGCCGATAGCGAACTGTATGATATCAGCCGCAAAGCGGAGCTGACCGAATGCCTACAGCAACAGAATCAAACCAAGGCCGCGCTCGAAGAAGCTGAAATGGAATGGTTAGATGGGCAGGAAAAGCTGGAAGTCATGACCCGAGCCTTTGAGGCTGAAAGCGAATAG
- a CDS encoding Hok/Gef family protein, which yields MPQKTVIWCLLIVCITLLTFIRITHGYLCEIHIKNGNKEVAAVLAYASKR from the coding sequence ATGCCACAAAAAACTGTTATTTGGTGTCTATTGATCGTCTGTATAACACTTCTGACGTTCATTAGAATCACACATGGATACCTGTGTGAAATACACATCAAAAACGGTAACAAAGAGGTTGCCGCCGTTTTAGCCTACGCATCTAAACGGTAA
- the tauD gene encoding taurine dioxygenase: MNERIAIQPLSPAIGAVVSNIDLTRPLSDSQFEQLYHALLKHQVLFARGQAITPLQQRELASRFGDLHIHPVYPHAAGVEEIIELDTHNDNPPDNDNWHTDVTFIENPPLGAILAAKRLPEVGGDTLWSSGIAAFEALSPQLKILLSGLQAEHDFEKSFPEYKHLRSEEEHQRWLQAKRQHPPLLHPVVRTHPVSGRQALFVNEGFTTRLVGIPQQEGDALLQFLFQHTTKPEFQVRWRWQQDDIAIWDNRVTQHYANADYLPQRRIMHRATILGDKPFYRSETKGA, from the coding sequence ATGAATGAACGTATCGCTATTCAGCCTTTAAGCCCTGCCATTGGTGCAGTCGTTAGCAATATAGACCTCACCCGCCCGCTGAGTGATTCGCAGTTTGAACAGCTCTATCATGCGCTGCTAAAACATCAGGTGTTGTTTGCGCGTGGGCAGGCTATTACGCCGTTACAGCAGCGCGAGCTAGCATCGCGGTTTGGCGATCTGCATATACATCCTGTCTATCCGCATGCGGCGGGCGTGGAGGAGATCATTGAGCTCGACACGCATAACGATAATCCTCCGGACAACGATAACTGGCACACCGACGTGACCTTTATCGAGAATCCTCCGCTGGGCGCGATTTTGGCCGCCAAACGTCTGCCAGAGGTGGGCGGTGATACGCTGTGGTCGAGCGGCATTGCCGCCTTCGAGGCGCTTTCACCTCAGCTCAAGATATTATTGAGTGGCCTGCAAGCCGAGCATGATTTTGAAAAGTCGTTCCCTGAATATAAGCATCTTCGCTCGGAAGAGGAGCACCAGCGCTGGCTGCAGGCAAAACGTCAGCATCCACCGCTGTTGCATCCGGTGGTGCGAACGCATCCGGTGAGCGGGCGTCAGGCGCTATTTGTGAACGAAGGATTTACCACGCGTCTGGTGGGTATCCCTCAGCAGGAAGGCGATGCGCTGTTACAGTTCCTTTTCCAGCATACGACGAAGCCTGAATTCCAAGTTCGCTGGCGTTGGCAGCAAGACGATATCGCGATTTGGGATAACCGCGTGACGCAGCATTATGCCAATGCAGACTATTTGCCTCAGCGGCGAATTATGCATCGAGCGACTATTCTGGGGGATAAGCCGTTTTATCGCAGCGAAACGAAGGGTGCTTAG
- the tauC gene encoding taurine ABC transporter permease TauC, which produces MSLHSTLKGNTADNAHKLTVYQKKRTIPSNVVISALTLLAILVVWWGVTAMQLISPLFLPAPQQVLKQLVSISTQGFMDATLGQHLAASLGRILVALLAAVVIGVPVGIAMGLNPTVRGILDPIIEIYRPVPPLAYLPLMVIWFGIGETSKILLIYLAIFAPVTLAAAAGVRSVEQVRVRAAQALGANRWQVLWYVVLPNALPEILTGLRIGLGVGWSTLVAAELIAATRGLGFMIQSAGEFLATDVVIAGISVIALIAFALELGLRALQRRLTPWHGVKK; this is translated from the coding sequence ATGAGTCTTCATTCCACGCTGAAGGGTAATACCGCTGATAACGCGCATAAGCTGACCGTATACCAGAAGAAAAGAACTATCCCATCAAACGTGGTCATCAGCGCACTCACGTTGCTGGCCATCTTAGTGGTGTGGTGGGGCGTAACCGCGATGCAGCTTATCAGCCCGCTGTTTCTGCCTGCACCCCAGCAGGTGCTGAAGCAACTGGTAAGCATCAGCACGCAGGGCTTTATGGATGCCACGCTGGGGCAGCATTTAGCCGCTAGCCTGGGACGCATCCTGGTCGCGCTGCTTGCCGCCGTGGTTATTGGCGTTCCGGTGGGAATTGCGATGGGGCTCAACCCCACCGTGCGCGGTATTTTGGACCCCATTATTGAAATCTATCGTCCGGTGCCGCCGTTAGCCTATCTTCCGTTGATGGTTATCTGGTTTGGCATTGGTGAAACATCCAAGATATTGCTGATTTATCTCGCGATTTTTGCGCCGGTCACGCTGGCTGCTGCCGCAGGTGTGCGGAGCGTCGAACAGGTTCGCGTGCGAGCGGCTCAAGCTTTAGGGGCAAACCGCTGGCAGGTGTTGTGGTATGTAGTGCTTCCCAATGCGCTACCTGAGATTTTAACCGGCTTGCGTATCGGGCTCGGCGTGGGTTGGTCTACGCTGGTGGCCGCAGAGCTGATTGCCGCGACGCGCGGTTTAGGATTTATGATTCAGTCCGCCGGTGAATTTTTAGCCACGGATGTCGTTATCGCTGGCATTAGCGTTATTGCGTTGATTGCTTTTGCATTGGAATTGGGCCTGAGAGCCTTGCAGCGCCGCTTAACCCCGTGGCATGGAGTGAAAAAATGA
- the tauA gene encoding taurine ABC transporter substrate-binding protein: MANKPFSLRSVAAFLTLSLAATSAYALDVTVAYQTSAEPAKVAQADNAFAKASGAKVDWRKFDSGSSVVKALASGDVQIGNIGSSPLAAAVSQGLPIEVFLLASQLGNSEALVVKKEIKSPQDLIGKRIAVPFVSTTHYSLLAALKHWGIKPDQLTILNLQPPAIAAAWQRGDIDGAYVWAPAVNELAKTGSVLTDSEQVGKWGAPTLDVWVVRKDFAQQHPDVVTAFARTTLAAQKAYLAAPEQWLQDGQNVDKLSKLSGVPQDQVPGLVKGNRYLPVAEQVNELGQPVDKAIHDTAVFLQQQGKIPQVAADYRSFVNNQFVKQVQAEPQS, encoded by the coding sequence ATGGCGAACAAACCCTTTTCTTTACGTAGCGTGGCTGCGTTTCTCACCCTCTCGTTAGCCGCCACGAGTGCCTATGCACTTGATGTGACCGTGGCGTATCAAACTTCTGCGGAACCGGCCAAAGTGGCACAGGCGGATAACGCCTTTGCCAAAGCCTCAGGCGCGAAGGTGGATTGGCGCAAGTTTGATAGCGGTTCAAGCGTAGTGAAAGCCTTAGCTTCCGGCGACGTGCAGATTGGCAATATCGGATCTAGCCCGTTGGCCGCTGCGGTGAGCCAAGGACTACCAATTGAAGTTTTCCTGTTGGCCTCGCAGTTGGGGAACTCAGAAGCGCTAGTGGTGAAAAAAGAGATTAAATCCCCGCAGGATCTTATCGGGAAGCGTATTGCCGTTCCTTTCGTTTCAACCACGCACTACAGCCTGCTTGCAGCGCTTAAGCATTGGGGGATCAAACCCGATCAGCTCACCATTTTAAACCTTCAGCCACCGGCGATTGCGGCGGCATGGCAGCGCGGTGATATTGATGGCGCTTATGTTTGGGCACCTGCCGTTAACGAATTGGCGAAAACCGGTAGCGTGTTAACCGACTCAGAACAGGTCGGCAAATGGGGTGCACCGACGCTGGACGTATGGGTAGTACGCAAAGATTTCGCGCAACAGCATCCCGATGTAGTAACGGCTTTTGCGCGCACGACGTTAGCGGCACAGAAGGCCTATTTGGCAGCGCCTGAACAGTGGCTGCAAGACGGACAGAACGTCGACAAGCTCTCCAAGCTGAGCGGCGTACCGCAAGATCAGGTTCCGGGGTTAGTGAAGGGAAACCGCTATCTGCCCGTTGCCGAGCAGGTTAATGAACTGGGCCAGCCGGTTGATAAAGCCATTCATGATACCGCCGTGTTTTTACAGCAGCAGGGCAAAATTCCTCAGGTGGCAGCAGATTATCGTAGCTTCGTGAATAACCAGTTTGTGAAGCAAGTGCAGGCTGAGCCTCAGTCATAA
- a CDS encoding LysE family translocator, whose translation MELGLFLSMLGFLWVAAITPGPNNMLLTSSGANFGFMRSVPLMLGIMLGMQSLLLLVAFGVGSLLLVYPTLHTTLKILGSLYLLYIAWKIATSSYEKLDPTAVKVKKPVNWYQGWLLQFLNPKAWLMGLGAVASFSLSGSEYNHSIIAISIAMFLVNLVSGIIWLGFGTVIGRLLNSRRAWFTFNISMGLLTAACVLLIWH comes from the coding sequence ATGGAACTTGGTCTATTTCTTTCAATGCTAGGGTTTTTGTGGGTAGCGGCGATCACGCCTGGGCCAAATAATATGCTGCTGACCTCGTCGGGGGCGAACTTTGGCTTTATGCGTTCGGTGCCGTTGATGTTGGGTATTATGCTTGGAATGCAGTCGCTGCTGCTTTTAGTGGCGTTTGGTGTTGGTAGCCTGCTGCTGGTTTACCCTACGTTGCATACCACCCTAAAAATATTGGGTAGCTTATATCTGCTGTACATCGCTTGGAAAATAGCGACCTCCAGCTATGAAAAGCTTGACCCTACCGCGGTAAAAGTCAAAAAGCCGGTTAACTGGTACCAAGGCTGGTTGCTTCAATTTTTAAATCCCAAAGCATGGCTGATGGGATTAGGCGCCGTCGCCAGTTTCAGCCTGTCGGGCTCTGAATATAACCATTCTATTATTGCGATCAGCATCGCAATGTTCTTAGTCAATTTAGTCTCCGGCATTATTTGGCTAGGTTTTGGCACTGTGATTGGCCGCTTGCTGAACAGCCGTCGCGCCTGGTTTACGTTCAATATCTCCATGGGACTGCTAACAGCAGCCTGCGTCTTGCTTATTTGGCACTGA
- a CDS encoding hydrolase, with protein sequence MNNQFSPMRGISNPHLQTILPRLFRRKPLLQPHWQRLALPDGDFIDLAWSEPPEQAQHKPRVVLFHGLEGSFYSPYAHGLLHAWKEAGWLGVVMHFRGCSGEPNKMNRIYHSGETEDARFFLNWLRETYGEAPTAAVGISLGGNMLAYYLGQEGANATLNAAVIVSAPLMLEPCSYRLEQGFSRVYQSYLLGQLKQNAQRKLERYPNTLPLNLKTLKGLKRIRDFDDVITSRIHGFDNATDYYRRCSALPLLPKITVPLLIIHSKDDPFMTPEVIPRPEDLPPNIEYQLTEFGGHVGFIGGSFNKPQMWLEQRIPSWLTPFLENTQ encoded by the coding sequence ATGAATAATCAATTCTCTCCTATGCGCGGAATAAGTAATCCGCACCTGCAAACCATTTTGCCAAGGCTATTCCGCCGCAAGCCGTTGCTACAGCCACATTGGCAGCGCTTAGCCTTACCCGACGGCGACTTTATTGACTTAGCGTGGAGTGAGCCACCAGAGCAGGCGCAGCATAAGCCGCGAGTGGTGCTGTTCCATGGTTTAGAAGGGAGTTTCTACAGCCCCTATGCACATGGTTTGCTGCACGCATGGAAAGAAGCCGGATGGCTGGGCGTAGTGATGCATTTTCGCGGCTGTAGCGGCGAGCCAAATAAAATGAACCGCATCTACCATTCAGGCGAAACCGAAGATGCTCGCTTCTTCCTCAACTGGCTACGGGAAACTTACGGTGAGGCGCCCACTGCCGCGGTGGGTATTTCACTCGGCGGCAATATGCTGGCTTACTATTTAGGCCAAGAAGGCGCCAATGCCACGCTCAATGCTGCCGTCATTGTATCCGCCCCGCTGATGTTAGAGCCTTGCTCATATCGGCTAGAACAAGGCTTTTCGCGCGTTTATCAAAGTTATCTCTTAGGCCAGCTAAAGCAGAACGCCCAGCGTAAGCTCGAACGCTACCCAAACACCTTACCGTTGAACTTAAAAACGCTGAAAGGCTTAAAACGCATTCGCGATTTCGATGATGTAATTACCTCACGTATCCACGGATTTGATAACGCCACAGACTACTACCGTCGCTGTAGCGCCCTACCGCTGCTGCCAAAAATCACCGTGCCGCTGCTCATCATCCATTCTAAAGACGATCCGTTTATGACACCGGAAGTGATCCCACGGCCGGAAGATTTACCGCCTAATATTGAATATCAACTCACCGAATTTGGTGGACACGTTGGCTTCATCGGTGGCAGTTTTAACAAACCTCAGATGTGGTTAGAACAACGCATCCCCTCTTGGTTAACCCCATTTTTGGAGAACACGCAGTGA
- a CDS encoding YheU family protein, which produces MIIPWENLAADTLDSLIESFVLREGTDYGVHEKSLTQKVEDVRRQLKNGEAVLVWSELHETVNIMPKGQFRDTPEEYE; this is translated from the coding sequence GTGATTATCCCTTGGGAGAATTTAGCCGCAGATACGCTGGATAGTTTGATCGAATCCTTCGTTCTGCGCGAAGGCACCGACTATGGCGTGCATGAAAAGTCATTGACGCAAAAGGTTGAGGACGTACGTCGACAGCTAAAAAATGGTGAGGCCGTTTTGGTGTGGTCAGAGCTACATGAAACGGTGAATATCATGCCCAAAGGGCAGTTCCGAGATACACCGGAAGAGTATGAGTAA
- a CDS encoding DUF4153 domain-containing protein has translation MSLLSQHVTQRSSESKISPSELPFNTRILIIITCLIQGALLYLSNDFSTQEWRLDHKTTLLYVLVLSLSLPLVFVLSVNTLRNKTLWKVLLAYAVIFIAMTTWVNWNDVGLRDYGTGILATFYFSLAAIIFVTLPWLQVRIENPNSPVNYPDLHDAIWQNTITVVLTLLIAGLMWGILSLGAGLFKLIGIDFFYNLFFEHQIFTYLANSLVLAIGVLICRTNSKLIITVRKLLSLVVKGLLPLLSFFALIFIFSLPFTGINTLAKQWSSATTLLTTMSLLLALLVNAVHLSADNAEQKTYPKIIRYIINGSLLALPIYAILSTYYLGLRIVQYGWTPERLWAAVVVGLSLCLSLAYATAVVRKNTIWLHSLGNINKKMMCLIAAILILCNSPIIDPYRISVNDQMQRYATGKISPDNLDLIMLRFDAGRRGNDALQALRHDAKFISDPARKLSLEKILIQTNRWGSYDDDDNKQKPAIFTVERARKNILLATGVTPPDSSWWASLSENNYQAERMSDCYLLANSCVLTTLDLNADGKPEPILCSFSAPQAPFCQVYALSEGKWVVISRMDFDEYLAQNKSDSAKLKSLILNGQLKTKPKEWSDIQIQDKTIEMNYYGLR, from the coding sequence ATGTCTCTACTTTCACAACACGTCACCCAACGTAGTTCAGAATCTAAAATATCGCCCTCTGAGTTACCATTCAACACTCGCATATTGATTATTATCACCTGCCTCATACAGGGTGCATTACTCTACCTAAGCAACGACTTTAGCACTCAAGAGTGGAGGCTAGACCATAAAACCACACTGCTGTATGTGCTGGTATTATCACTATCTCTACCTTTAGTGTTCGTCTTGTCGGTGAATACATTACGCAACAAAACGCTCTGGAAAGTACTGCTTGCCTACGCCGTGATTTTTATCGCCATGACAACGTGGGTAAATTGGAACGATGTTGGTCTAAGAGATTATGGAACCGGCATTTTAGCGACATTTTATTTTTCTCTTGCCGCGATTATCTTTGTTACACTGCCATGGCTGCAGGTGCGAATAGAAAACCCAAACTCGCCAGTCAACTATCCTGATTTGCACGACGCTATTTGGCAAAATACCATCACCGTAGTATTAACCCTGCTTATTGCGGGTTTGATGTGGGGGATTTTGTCGCTGGGCGCAGGTCTCTTCAAATTGATTGGTATTGATTTCTTTTACAATCTTTTCTTTGAGCACCAAATATTCACCTACCTTGCCAATAGCTTAGTTCTCGCCATCGGCGTTCTAATCTGTCGAACCAACTCAAAGTTAATCATCACGGTACGCAAGCTACTCTCTCTGGTGGTGAAAGGCTTGCTTCCTCTACTGTCGTTTTTCGCGCTGATTTTTATCTTCAGTCTGCCGTTTACAGGAATAAACACCTTAGCCAAGCAGTGGTCGTCAGCCACTACGCTGCTGACCACTATGTCTCTGCTATTGGCTCTGTTGGTCAATGCGGTACACCTTAGCGCTGATAATGCTGAGCAAAAAACCTATCCCAAAATCATTCGCTATATCATCAACGGCTCCCTGCTTGCTTTGCCCATCTACGCGATATTGTCCACGTATTATTTAGGTCTACGGATCGTGCAATACGGCTGGACACCCGAGCGGCTATGGGCTGCTGTCGTCGTTGGTTTGTCGCTTTGTCTGAGCCTTGCCTATGCAACTGCCGTAGTACGCAAAAACACGATCTGGCTTCACTCGCTGGGCAATATCAACAAAAAGATGATGTGCCTGATCGCGGCTATTCTCATTCTGTGCAATTCGCCCATCATCGATCCGTATCGCATTAGCGTGAACGATCAAATGCAGCGTTATGCCACTGGCAAAATATCACCGGATAATCTGGATCTCATCATGCTGCGGTTTGACGCAGGCCGCCGAGGCAACGATGCACTTCAAGCACTACGCCATGATGCCAAATTTATCAGCGATCCCGCCCGGAAATTAAGTCTGGAAAAAATACTGATACAAACCAATCGCTGGGGGAGTTATGACGATGATGACAATAAACAAAAACCCGCGATATTTACGGTGGAGCGCGCGCGTAAAAACATACTGCTAGCAACAGGCGTAACGCCGCCAGATTCCAGTTGGTGGGCATCGCTATCAGAAAATAACTATCAGGCAGAGCGCATGAGTGATTGCTATCTGCTAGCCAATAGCTGCGTTTTAACAACGTTGGATCTCAATGCCGATGGAAAGCCAGAACCTATCCTGTGCAGTTTCAGCGCTCCTCAAGCGCCATTCTGCCAAGTTTATGCCCTAAGTGAGGGGAAATGGGTCGTAATTAGCAGAATGGATTTTGACGAGTATTTAGCTCAAAACAAGTCTGATAGCGCTAAGCTCAAAAGCCTCATCTTGAATGGCCAATTAAAAACAAAGCCAAAAGAGTGGAGCGATATCCAGATTCAGGATAAAACCATAGAGATGAACTATTACGGTTTAAGATAA
- a CDS encoding phosphoribulokinase, whose amino-acid sequence MSAKHPIIAVTGSSGAGTTTTSVAFRKIFQQFHLKAAELEGDSFHRYTRPEMDAAIRKAREQGRHISYFGPEANDFSFLEQSFLEYGQHGRGRSRKYLHTYDEAVPYNQVPGTFTPWEALPEPTDVLFYEGLHGGVVTQQHNVAQHVDLLVGVVPIVNLEWIQKLVRDTGERGHSREAVMDSVVRSMEDYITYITPQFSRTHINFQRVPTVDTSNPFAAKAIPSSDESFVVIHFQGLDNIDFPYLLAMLQGSFISHINTLVVPGGKMGLAMELIMTPLVQRLIEGKKIE is encoded by the coding sequence ATGTCAGCCAAACACCCAATTATTGCAGTAACCGGCTCCAGTGGTGCCGGTACCACCACCACCAGCGTCGCCTTCCGCAAAATCTTTCAGCAATTCCATCTTAAGGCGGCTGAACTGGAAGGCGACAGTTTTCACCGTTACACGCGGCCAGAAATGGACGCGGCTATTCGCAAAGCTCGCGAACAAGGCCGACATATCAGCTATTTTGGCCCAGAGGCCAATGATTTTTCTTTTCTAGAACAAAGCTTTCTTGAATACGGCCAGCACGGTCGCGGGCGTTCCCGTAAATATCTGCATACCTACGATGAAGCCGTTCCCTACAATCAGGTTCCGGGTACGTTTACCCCGTGGGAAGCACTGCCAGAACCTACCGACGTGCTCTTTTACGAAGGGCTACACGGCGGCGTCGTCACCCAGCAGCATAACGTGGCGCAGCATGTCGATTTACTAGTGGGCGTGGTGCCGATCGTCAATCTGGAGTGGATCCAAAAATTAGTACGAGACACCGGCGAGCGCGGCCATTCACGTGAAGCCGTGATGGATTCGGTGGTGCGTTCAATGGAAGATTACATCACCTACATTACGCCGCAGTTCTCTCGCACCCACATTAACTTCCAGCGCGTGCCGACGGTTGATACTTCTAATCCTTTTGCCGCCAAAGCGATCCCTTCCTCCGATGAAAGTTTCGTCGTGATCCATTTTCAGGGCTTAGACAACATTGATTTCCCTTATCTATTAGCGATGCTGCAAGGGTCGTTTATTTCACACATCAACACGTTAGTGGTTCCCGGTGGAAAAATGGGGCTGGCGATGGAGTTGATCATGACGCCGCTGGTGCAGCGTCTGATCGAAGGGAAAAAAATCGAATAA
- a CDS encoding amidohydrolase produces MKRELDAMLLSVMPDVIRWRRHIHANPELSFQEQKTADYIAEELSHVENISISRPTNNSVVVDLVGALSGPRYALRADIDALPIQEESEEPFASTHSGVMHACGHDSHAAMLMGAVSVLAQCHRQLRGQVRFIFQHAEEVPPGGAQELIKLGVLDGVDMIFGLHVMPNFPTGVVGWKSGVFCASSDNFDITIKGKGGHGSMPQLCIDPVVIGAEVVTALQNIVARKIDPLQTPVLTVATFKSEGGYNVIPQTAALAGTLRTHVASVREKVPQLVEQTVAGITQAHGADYDIRWTRGYTIGNNDVEASRIAREVIEQQLGKESVLEMPAPMFGGEDFSFYLEKVPGCFLFIGSGNEDLGAVYGVHNPKFKLDEDAMRIGLKLHLGFIQYLLMAE; encoded by the coding sequence ATGAAACGTGAACTTGATGCTATGTTGTTATCTGTTATGCCGGATGTTATTCGTTGGCGTCGGCACATTCATGCAAACCCTGAACTCTCCTTCCAAGAGCAGAAAACAGCCGACTATATTGCCGAAGAACTGTCTCATGTAGAGAACATTTCGATATCGCGCCCGACGAATAACAGCGTGGTGGTTGATTTAGTCGGGGCATTGAGTGGCCCTCGCTATGCGCTACGTGCTGATATTGATGCATTGCCGATTCAGGAAGAGAGCGAAGAGCCTTTTGCCTCAACGCACTCTGGTGTGATGCACGCATGCGGACATGATTCACATGCGGCCATGTTGATGGGGGCGGTCAGTGTTTTAGCTCAATGTCACCGCCAATTACGTGGGCAGGTGCGCTTTATATTTCAGCACGCCGAGGAAGTTCCGCCCGGTGGCGCACAAGAGCTGATTAAACTCGGTGTTTTAGACGGCGTGGACATGATTTTTGGTTTGCACGTCATGCCGAACTTCCCAACGGGCGTCGTGGGCTGGAAATCGGGGGTGTTTTGCGCATCCAGCGACAACTTTGATATCACCATCAAAGGAAAAGGCGGCCATGGCTCTATGCCGCAGCTGTGTATCGATCCGGTGGTCATTGGCGCTGAGGTGGTGACTGCGCTGCAAAATATTGTCGCGCGTAAAATCGATCCTTTGCAGACACCGGTATTAACCGTGGCGACGTTTAAATCAGAGGGCGGCTACAACGTGATCCCGCAAACGGCTGCTTTGGCAGGCACTTTACGCACCCATGTGGCGAGCGTGCGCGAGAAAGTACCACAGCTGGTTGAGCAAACCGTTGCCGGAATTACGCAGGCGCACGGCGCGGATTATGATATTCGCTGGACGCGAGGCTATACCATCGGCAATAACGACGTTGAGGCGAGCCGGATTGCGCGCGAAGTTATTGAACAGCAACTCGGAAAAGAAAGCGTGCTTGAAATGCCTGCGCCGATGTTTGGCGGCGAGGACTTCTCTTTTTATCTGGAAAAAGTACCGGGCTGTTTTCTGTTTATCGGCAGCGGGAATGAAGATTTGGGTGCGGTTTATGGCGTCCACAATCCAAAATTTAAATTGGATGAGGACGCTATGCGTATCGGCCTGAAGCTACATTTGGGCTTTATTCAGTATCTATTAATGGCTGAATAA